Proteins encoded by one window of Danaus plexippus chromosome Z, MEX_DaPlex, whole genome shotgun sequence:
- the LOC116777827 gene encoding fibroin heavy chain isoform X3 translates to MRPARAFSPPWLLQLISLTFITVATAKYQGTLICQQRNTQICKTWFVQSDEFQNFNEVETPTSIRIRENCGFTWMQALTPQQKFYKVLSLSKIKSWKRLHCKRIIMIGMFLDWKEISYALGDTVRVRRQTFVPKGRYRGQTQSQYLAINGGSGKDEGKAEAHSAADSSRASVSGNSGMGQAQSQSIYDPNCEDCLSARDGKDEAENLKHPGITRPESNRFGISNEWPGVNQGNYIPGQNGYNPITSQGVTPGRGVSHMSVPQGPSYYGPSSRTDGYGPIGSSEKGGYSPNGNYGSPGGYNKNQYQGTRPGYNYNKPGNEVGSNYIPDGNNGYVDPNANTVNNIYKPPRDSKVLGTIPGQRITPGQGMGPGQGMIPGQGIAPGQGIGPGQLLGPGQGIAPGQGIGPGQGMGLGQGIGSGQGMGPGQEIGSGQGMGPGQGMGPGQGIGSGQGIGPGQSMGPGQGMGPGQSMGPGQGMRPGQGMGPGQGMGTGQGMGPGQGIGPGQGIGPGQSMGPGQGMGPGQSMGPGQGMRPGQGMGPGQGMGTGQGMGPGQGIGPGQGIGPGQSMGPGQGMGPGQSMGPGQGMRPGQGVGPGQGIGSGQGMGPGQGMRPGQGMGPSQGMGPGHGMGPGQGIGPGQGMGPGQGIGPGQGMGPGQGIGPGQGMGPGQGVGPGQRIGPGQSVGPGQGMGPGQGMGPGQGVGPGQGMGPGQGIGPGQGMRPGQGVGPGQGMGHGQGMEPGQGMGPGQGLGPGQGVGPGQGVGPGQGIGSEQGMGPGQSMGPGQGMGPRQGMGPGKGFGSGQGIGPGQSMGPGQGMGPGQGVGPGQGIGSGQRIGPGQGMGRGQGLGPGQVIEPGQGLGPGQGIGPSQGMSPGQLMGPGQGIGPGQGITPGQGMGSGQGMGPGQSMGPDQGIGPRQDTSKSPGQGRSGFGGYEPQQFGPYDSNLGTNYIPQQNNPANWPMASGPYAGPGGNNYYCCFVPNTGATGNLHPNNYGDMPYGQIGGVINGQYGTGTGLNQPNKPGQYQPGVDSTQMSSPNSHIGGISNIPLSNTQYGTEVDKSTSPGGQSGATFNGVIQPNHYGSGSRSLMPDGRLDINKLTDPNGSGQYGSGTNTFNSPQENVGIGSGVPSLYDRNIGNLPNQQYGTINPNQPSSPGGQYRNTMDGGIPSLQYGSSNVPDRQYNSGMGVRPGQYNGANNPPLQYGTGNPTSQNVPGGQIGTGSYSVPHQTDTQYGPNNNGGISLPGQIYGNTPGSNLYGTDNALQQKPHTSGRPNGPDITNTGNVPGSQFGEGNLGGPDSPYGLGKATVNQVPTEYSGGSHVQGQPYGSNVGTGPNYGMVNTPYNSNAPSETYHGNNVEQGKSYNNNNGIPDDARGPPNGPYNQEGRGVQNPVYSGVPQNYINPDTIDGDDSEAEASVDQGVNGTVASASSKGGNDKSRAQTNVHGTYTGTGSFQAQAQITGENKEAQSEVSGGKKGASSSATGSGRNNKSQASVQLGSETGSVQTQSQSNGVMHSSNSQVQGSVKGGMADAQARGPGSTSSQAQIGFTPYKDKDKLNHDLQKTPFAGGGVASAQSSGRTGQSQSQLHGTFKYGITYNGAAQSGASLDKDAMFPNRLSFDKINVFDENEKNINVDITELPQSLNTETSPIIEPSSTPDVYFSTNEEELTTTENVLDETNNSDISYATHTHSDHHKTDFSEQITPSGPTLSGSKKSFSTSFNSGTDYELTTDKEELPPENYDTEGSFEGNVEPDVDQSEYSNYDEYTRESPTHQSLLSSNRKPIEVKQSSGGNTQHIVLGSLKNHDAEIIQKNSERPDENRVYQPGERVPGTGGYTIPLGFTGSVKSVASKDKTYVVGSRDSPSQAQTVTLTPGTGKVRYMYPPAYSKHVMPKNLRSLHSPRDDNRYVSVSKSVTRDLDTENNIRKQYSHTYYTKSSSCGYFTFTCTMVSSAEGRKKVCKPKMPTNPDGTPIRC, encoded by the exons ATGCGTCCTGCGCGCGCGTTCAGCCCACCGTGGCTCCTTCAACTTATATCGCTAACCTTTATTACGGTCGCTACCGCTAAATACcag gGTACATTGATATGTCAGCAACGTAATACACAGATTTGTAAGACTTGGTTCGTACAATCAGATgaatttcaaaactttaacGAGGTGGAGACTCCTACTTCCATCCGAATTCGAGAAAATTGTGGTTTCACTTGGATGCAAGCTTTAACACCtcagcaaaaattttataag GTATTGAGccttagtaaaataaaatcatggaAAAGGCTACACtgtaaaagaataattatgaTCGGTATGTTCTTGGACTGGAAAGAAATAAGCTATGCCCTGGGTGATACCGTAAGAGTTCGTCGACAAACTTTTGTTCCCAAAGGAAGATATCGTGGACAAACACAATCACAATATTTAGCTATTAATGGAGGAAGTGGCAAAGACGAGGGGAAAGCTGAAGCGCATTCTGCTGCAGACTCATCTAGAGCAAGTGTca gtGGAAATAGCGGTATGGGACAAGCTCAAAGTCAATCAATTTACGATCCTAATTGCGAAGATTGCCTTTCTGCAAGAGATGGTAAAGATGAAGCAGAAAACCTTAAACATCCAGGCATTACCAGACCTGAAAGCAATAGGTTCGGAATAAGTAATGAATGGCCCGGTGTCAATCAAGGAAATTATATTCCAGGCCAAAATGGTTACAATCCTATAACCTCACAAGGTGTTACACCCGGTAGAGGTGTTTCTCACATGTCTGTTCCCCAAGGGCCAAGTTATTATGGACCTAGCTCAAGAACTGATGGTTATGGTCCAATAGGATCAAGTGAAAAAGGAGGTTATAGTCCAAATGGAAATTATGGATCCCCCGGAggatacaataaaaatcaataccaAGGAACACGACCTGggtataattacaataaacctGGAAATGAAGTTGGGAGTAATTACATCCCAGATGGAAATAATGGTTATGTGGACCCAAACGCAAATACAGTTAACAATATCTATAAGCCTCCTAGGGATTCTAAGGTGCTAGGGACAATACCAGGGCAGAGAATAACACCGGGACAAGGAATGGGACCTGGACAGGGAATGATACCTGGACAGGGAATAGCACCTGGACAGGGAATAGGACCTGGTCAATTATTGGGACCAGGGCAGGGAATAGCACCAGGACAGGGAATTGGGCCTGGACAAGGTATGGGACTAGGACAGGGAATTGGGTCTGGACAGGGTATGGGACCAGGACAGGAAATTGGATCAGGGCAAGGAATGGGCCCTGGACAAGGTATGGGACCTGGACAGGGAATTGGATCAGGGCAAGGAATAGGACCTGGACAAAGTATGGGGCCAGGACAGGGAATGGGACCTGGACAAAGTATGGGACCAGGACAGGGAATGAGACCTGGACAAGGTATGGGACCTGGTCAAGGAATGGGAACTGGACAAGGAATGGGGCCTGGACAGGGAATAGGACCAGGGCAAGGAATAGGACCTGGACAAAGTATGGGGCCAGGACAGGGAATGGGACCTGGACAAAGTATGGGACCAGGACAGGGAATGAGACCTGGACAAGGTATGGGACCTGGTCAAGGAATGGGAACTGGACAAGGAATGGGGCCTGGACAGGGAATAGGACCAGGGCAAGGAATAGGACCTGGACAAAGTATGGGGCCAGGACAGGGAATGGGACCTGGACAAAGTATGGGACCAGGACAGGGAATGAGACCTGGACAAGGTGTGGGACCTGGACAGGGAATCGGATCAGGACAAGGAATGGGACCAGGACAGGGAATGAGACCTGGACAAGGTATGGGACCTAGTCAAGGTATGGGACCTGGACATGGAATGGGGCCTGGACAAGGAATAGGACCAGGGCAAGGTATGGGGCCTGGACAAGGAATAGGACCAGGGCAAGGTATGGGGCCTGGACAAGGAATAGGACCAGGGCAAGGTATGGGGCCTGGTCAAGGTGTGGGACCTGGACAGAGAATTGGACCTGGTCAAAGTGTGGGACCTGGACAGGGAATGGGACCTGGACAAGGTATGGGACCTGGTCAAGGTGTGGGACCTGGACAAGGAATGGGGCCTGGACAGGGAATAGGACCAGGGCAAGGTATGAGGCCTGGTCAAGGTGTGGGACCTGGACAGGGAATGGGACATGGACAAG GTATGGAACCTGGTCAAGGTATGGGACCTGGTCAAGGTCTGGGACCTGGTCAAGGTGTGGGACCTGGACAAGGTGTGGGACCTGGACAGGGAATCGGTTCTGAGCAAGGAATGGGACCTGGACAAAGTATGGGACCAGGACAGGGAATGGGACCTAGACAAGGTATGGGACCTGGCAAGGGATTCGGATCAGGGCAAGGAATAGGACCTGGACAAAGTATGGGGCCAGGACAAGGAATGGGACCTGGACAAGGTGTGGGACCTGGACAGGGAATCGGATCAGGGCAAAGAATAGGACCTGGACAAGGAATGGGGCGTGGACAGGGATTAGGACCAGGGCAAGTAATTGAACCTGGACAGGGATTGGGACCTGGACAAGGAATAGGACCTAGTCAGGGTATGAGCCCTGGACAGTTAATGGGGCCTGGTCAGGGTATAGGACCTGGACAAGGAATAACACCTGGACAGGGCATGGGATCTGGACAAGGCATGGGCCCTGGACAGAGCATGGGACCTGATCAGGGAATTGGACCTAGACAGGACACAAGTAAAAGTCCAGGACAAGGGCGTTCTGGATTTGGTGGATACGAGCCCCAACAATTTGGACCTTATGATAGTAACTTAGGAACTAACTATATTCCTCAGCAAAATAACCCAGCAAATTGGCCTATGGCATCTGGTCCGTACGCAGGCCCAGgaggaaataattattactgttGTTTTGTACCCAACACAGGAGCCACTGGTAATTTACATCCTAATAATTACGGAGACATGCCTTATGGGCAAATAGGAGGTGTTATCAATGGACAATATGGGACAGGTACTGGACTGAATCAACCAAATAAACCTGGTCAATATCAGCCAGGAGTAGATTCCACACAAATGTCTTCACCAAATAGTCATATAGGCGGAATTTCAAATATACCCTTGTCTAACACACAGTACGGTACGGAAGTAGATAAAAGCACATCACCTGGAGGGCAATCGGGAGCTACTTTCAATGGTGTCATACAACCAAACCACTATGGGAGTGGTTCAAGAAGTTTAATGCCTGATGGACGTTTAGATATTAATAAGCTCACTGACCCAAATGGAAGTGGTCAATACGGCTCCGGTACAAACACATTCAACTCACCACAAGAAAATGTAGGGATAGGTTCTGGGGTCCCTAGTTTATATGATAGAAATATAGGAAATCTACCAAATCAACAATATGGAACAATAAACCCTAACCAACCCTCGTCGCCTGGGGGACAATATCGTAATACAATGGATGGAGGTATTCCATCTCTTCAATACGGAAGTTCAAATGTTCCAGACAGACAGTATAATTCAGGCATGGGAGTAAGACCTGGTCAATATAATGGGGCAAACAATCCCCCTTTACAATATGGAACTGGAAATCCTACTTCGCAAAACGTGCCTGGCGGCCAAATTGGTACTGGATCTTATAGTGTCCCACACCAAACTGATACTCAATATGGGCCTAATAACAACGGAGGTATTTCTTTGCCTGGACAAATATATGGTAATACCCCAGGTAGCAATTTATATGGTACAGACAATGCACTCCAACAAAAACCGCACACTTCCGGCAGACCGAATGGACCTGATATAACTAATACTGGAAATGTACCTGGAAGCCAGTTCGGAGAAGGTAATTTAGGTGGTCCTGACAGCCCTTATGGATTAGGCAAAGCAACGGTAAATCAAGTTCCAACAGAATATTCAGGAGGATCTCACGTCCAAGGACAACCATATGGGTCTAATGTCGGAACCGGACCAAACTACGGCATGGTTAATACACCTTATAATAGTAATGCACCAAGTGAAACCTATCACGGTAATAATGTAGAACAAGGCAAAtcctataacaataataacggAATTCCAGATGATGCACGTGGACCTCCAAATGGACCGTACAATCAAGAA GGAAGGGGCGTACAAAATCCTGTGTACAGTG GAGTACcacaaaactatataaatcCCGATACCATTGATGGAGACGACTCAGAAGCAGAAGCTAGCGTTGATCAAGGCGTAAATGGTACTGTTGCAAGTGCTTCATCTAAAGGAGGTAACGACAAAAGTCGAGCCCAAACAAACGTGCATGGTACTTACACTGGTACCGGATCCTTCCAAGCACAAGCACAAATTACTGGTGAAAATAAAGAAGCCCAAAGTGAAGTAAGTGGAGGAAAAAAAGGGGCTTCAAGTTCGGCAACAGGCAGTGGacgaaataataaatcacagGCGAGTGTTCAACTTGGTTCTGAAACCGGCTCAGTTCAAACACAATCGCAGAGTAATGGTGTGATGCATTCTTCGAATTCTCAAGTACAAGGAAGTGTAAAAGGTGGTATGGCAGATGCTCAAGCTAGAGGTCCAGGAAGCACATCGTCTCAAGCACAAATTGGTTTTACACCCTACAAAGATAAAGATAAGTTGAATCATGACCTTCAAAAGACACCTTTTGCAGGCGGAGGAGTTGCATCTGCACAGTCTAGTGGCCGCACCGGCCAATCACAATCGCAACTTCACGGCACTTTTAAGTACGGCATAACATATAATGGAGCCGCGCAATCAGGTGCCAGTCTTGATAAAGATGCTATGTTCCCAAATAGATtatcttttgataaaataaacgtctttgatgaaaatgaaaaaaacattaatgttgATATTACTGAATTACCGCAATCTCTGAATACTGAAACATCACCTATTATAGAACCTTCATCCACAcctgatgtttatttttctacaaaTGAAGAGGAGTTAACCACAACAGAAAATGTTTTAgacgaaacaaataattccGATATTAGCTATGCTACCCATACACATTCCGATCATCACAAAACGGATTTTTCTGAACAAATAACTCCAAGTGGACCAACATTATCTGGTAGCAAGAAATCTTTTTCAACCAGTTTTAATTCAGGTACAGACTATGAATTAACAACTGACAAAGAAGAATTGCCCCCTGAAAACTATGACACTGAAGGCAGCTTTGAAGGGAATGTAGAACCTGACGTAGATCAAAGCGAATATTCTAACTATGATGAATATACCAGAGAATCTCCAACTCACCAATCTCTTCTAAGTTCTAATAGGAAACCAATAGAAGTAAAGCAATCATCTGGGGGAAATACCCAACACATTGTCCTAGGGTCCCTAAAAAATCATGATGCCGAAATCATTCAAAAGAATTCCGAACGTCCAGATGAAAATAGGGTTTATCAGCCCGGCGAGCGAGTTCCTGGTACTGGCGGATATACCATACCGTTAGGATTTACAGGGAGCGTTAAATCAGTGGCATCTAAAGACAAAACATATGTCGTGGGTTCTCGGGATTCCCCATCTCAAGCACAAACCGTAACATTAACCCCAGGCACAGGTAAAGTAAGGTATATGTATCCCCCGGCATATAGTAAACACGTTATGCCTAAGAACCTAAGATCGCTACATAGCCCGAGGGACGATAATAGATATGTATCCGTTTCCAAATCTGTAACTAGAGATCTGGatactgaaaataatattcgcaAACAATATTCCCACACTTATTACACAAAATCATCATCCTGtggatattttacatttacttgCACGATGGTGAGCAGCGCCGAAGGACGGAAAAAGGTTTGTAAACCAAAAATGCCTACAAACCCTGACGGAACACCAATAAGGTGTTGA